Proteins co-encoded in one Phenylobacterium soli genomic window:
- a CDS encoding lysophospholipid acyltransferase family protein, with the protein MKNLLRSDGVQAFLGWVLGTYLRIVLRTVRWRHENVACVEPVLAGDSGAIALFWHGRIPLCLATAPQWWRKRTRAFVSPSADGEFIAQALAMSGFPAIRISSAKKGDSAKARQAVAAIREAVTWVEGGGALVVTPDGPRGPNEVIAPGALQIARRSGQPVFLMGIAAHPALQMEGTWDKVMFAAPFGRGAVVWEGPLFVPKDADDAAIQGLIGDWSARLSAATRRAEALVGRGPR; encoded by the coding sequence TTGAAGAACCTGCTCCGCAGCGACGGCGTCCAGGCCTTCTTGGGCTGGGTGCTCGGGACCTACCTCCGCATCGTGCTGCGCACGGTGCGCTGGCGCCACGAGAACGTGGCCTGCGTCGAGCCGGTGCTGGCCGGCGACTCGGGCGCCATCGCCCTCTTCTGGCACGGCCGCATTCCGCTGTGCCTCGCCACCGCGCCGCAGTGGTGGCGCAAGCGCACGCGGGCCTTCGTCAGCCCCTCGGCCGACGGCGAGTTCATCGCCCAGGCGCTGGCCATGTCCGGGTTTCCGGCGATCCGCATCTCTTCGGCCAAGAAGGGGGACAGCGCCAAGGCCCGCCAGGCGGTGGCGGCGATCCGCGAGGCGGTGACCTGGGTCGAGGGCGGCGGGGCGCTGGTGGTGACGCCGGACGGCCCGCGCGGCCCCAACGAGGTGATCGCGCCCGGCGCCCTGCAGATCGCCCGCCGCTCCGGCCAGCCGGTGTTCCTGATGGGCATCGCCGCGCATCCGGCTCTGCAGATGGAGGGGACCTGGGACAAGGTGATGTTCGCCGCCCCGTTCGGCCGCGGCGCGGTGGTCTGGGAAGGGCCGCTGTTCGTGCCGAAGGACGCCGACGATGCGGCCATCCAGGGCCTGATCGGCGACTGGTCGGCGCGGCTTTCCGCCGCCACCCGCCGGGCCGAGGCCCTGGTCGGGCGCGGCCCCCGTTGA